Proteins co-encoded in one Metabacillus sp. KUDC1714 genomic window:
- a CDS encoding GtrA family protein, with translation MSIQLAKIVENYFNRTNTFIRFLVIGLVNTCIGFSLILLLLNVFGLSYWFSTFIGNSIGAIISYTLNKIFTFKSNVSNRKGIIIFILVIFGSYIISYQLGYKIIHDSNVFNLDLYKDEFSVLLAAILYTVLNYLGQRYFTFRQVEDS, from the coding sequence ATGTCGATTCAATTGGCCAAAATCGTCGAGAATTACTTTAATAGAACAAACACCTTTATAAGGTTTTTAGTAATTGGGCTTGTAAACACTTGTATTGGGTTTTCTTTGATCCTATTATTGTTAAACGTATTTGGCCTGTCATATTGGTTTTCTACATTTATAGGTAATAGTATTGGAGCTATAATAAGTTATACTCTTAATAAAATTTTCACTTTCAAAAGTAATGTAAGTAATAGAAAGGGAATAATCATATTTATCCTTGTTATTTTTGGGAGCTATATTATTTCATATCAGCTAGGATATAAAATAATTCATGATAGTAACGTTTTCAATCTTGATTTATATAAGGATGAATTTTCAGTATTACTTGCTGCTATTTTATATACTGTTTTAAATTACTTAGGACAAAGGTATTTTACATTTCGACAAGTAGAAGATAGTTGA